A stretch of the Filimonas lacunae genome encodes the following:
- the tsf gene encoding translation elongation factor Ts — protein sequence MSTVSITAADINKLRQATGAGMMDCRKALTETNGDFEAAIDWLRKQGQKVAAKRSDREAKEGVVLAKTTADNKTGIVLCISCETDFVSKNADFVAFAQSIADAAIANDVKSAEELNEVSINGAKISDLINDKLAAIGEKIGVSRFERVEAPYVASYIHGANRMGVLVALDKESAEAGKDVAMQIAAMNPVAVDPESVPAEAVERERAIVTEQISADPKMAGKPAEMIAKIADGKLNAFFKEQTLLAQPFVKDGGKTVAEFLKSSGDVKVLSFKRVALG from the coding sequence ATGTCAACTGTATCAATTACAGCCGCTGATATTAACAAACTGCGTCAGGCTACCGGCGCCGGTATGATGGATTGCCGCAAAGCGTTAACCGAAACCAATGGTGACTTTGAAGCTGCTATTGACTGGTTACGTAAGCAAGGACAGAAAGTTGCTGCTAAACGCAGCGACCGTGAAGCGAAAGAAGGTGTGGTCCTGGCTAAAACTACCGCTGACAACAAAACTGGTATTGTTCTGTGTATTAGCTGCGAAACTGACTTCGTATCTAAAAACGCGGACTTCGTTGCTTTTGCTCAAAGCATTGCTGATGCAGCTATTGCTAACGACGTAAAAAGCGCAGAAGAACTGAACGAAGTAAGCATCAACGGTGCTAAAATTTCAGATCTGATCAATGATAAACTGGCTGCTATCGGTGAAAAAATCGGTGTTAGCCGTTTTGAAAGAGTAGAAGCTCCTTATGTTGCCTCTTACATCCACGGTGCAAACCGTATGGGCGTACTGGTAGCTTTAGATAAAGAATCTGCTGAAGCTGGTAAAGACGTAGCTATGCAAATTGCTGCTATGAACCCGGTTGCAGTTGATCCTGAAAGCGTACCTGCTGAAGCAGTAGAACGCGAGAGAGCTATCGTTACCGAGCAAATTTCTGCTGATCCTAAAATGGCGGGCAAACCTGCTGAAATGATCGCTAAAATTGCTGATGGTAAACTGAATGCTTTCTTCAAAGAGCAAACTTTATTAGCTCAGCCTTTTGTTAAAGACGGTGGCAAAACTGTTGCTGAATTCCTGAAAAGCAGCGGCGACGTTAAAGTTCTGTCTTTCAAACGTGTTGCTTTAGGTTAA